From a region of the Apis mellifera strain DH4 linkage group LG2, Amel_HAv3.1, whole genome shotgun sequence genome:
- the LOC107964089 gene encoding aquaporin-11, producing the protein MAATIIALAVSTLYIILTTLIAYWMRRYTDYYIRDPFVRSLFLEAIATGELCGACFELIIIADNWGVSMYGVYLFVLTIWWSLNWGDATACPYTHIEEVVEGTKSVRDAFLLIWAELVGGLAVFRYIQLLWALEIVSTHKNKAFEDCTTDLQVPVIFGAFIECVATCIYRVVSRGLNEINSRINVIVDSFIGTTLVIAAFDYSGGYFNPALATSLKYGCLGTSFMEHVIVYWVGACAGSIASLRVYKSPFVQQYMEQYKEKTL; encoded by the exons ATGGCTGCAACAATAATTGCCCTAGCAGTTTCTACACTGTACATTATACTTACAACTCTCATAGCTTATTGGATGAGAAGATATACCGATTATTATATACGTGATCCGTTCGTAAGATCCCTATTTTTAGAAGCCATTGCTACCGGTGAACTTTGTGGAGCatgtttcgaattaataataa TTGCGGACAACTGGGGTGTTTCTATGTATGgcgtatatttatttgtactgACGATTTGGTGGTCTCTAAATTGGGGTGATGCTACCGCTTGTCCGTATACACACATCGAAGAAGTTGTCGAAGGAACGAAATCGGTACGCGATGCTTTCCTTTTAATATGGGCCGAACTAGTAGGTGGTCTTGCCGTTTTTAGATACATTCAATTGCTTTGGGCGCTTGAAATCGTTTCGACGCATAAAAACAAAGCATTCGAAGATTGTACTACTGATTTACAA GTACCCGTAATATTTGGAGCATTTATCGAATGTGTGGCAACTTGTATATACAGGGTAGTTTCACGTGGTTTGAACGAGATAAATTCGAGGATTAATGTTATTGTCGATTCCTTTATTGGAACTACTTTAGTTATTGCag CTTTCGATTATTCTGGTGGCTACTTCAATCCTGCACTGGCCACCTCTTTGAAATACGGATGTTTGGGAACTTCCTTCATGGAGCACGTGATAGTCTATTGGGTCGGTGCGTGCGCCGGTTCCATCGCCTCTTTACGAGTTTATAAATCACCGTTTGTTCAGCAATACATGGAACAGTATAAGGAGAAAACGCTTTAA
- the LOC725270 gene encoding LOW QUALITY PROTEIN: sentrin-specific protease 6 (The sequence of the model RefSeq protein was modified relative to this genomic sequence to represent the inferred CDS: inserted 2 bases in 1 codon; substituted 1 base at 1 genomic stop codon), which translates to MLRHFVKTKNEHSSTKSEKLEQDASMHKHKRKKRTASKSRQSHKEPEYLIISSDEEEKSKERSYSKNNAFSNDMNNDYSNEMDIILEKKSIITNNSIADTISDYAECTKIENIPDNIMQPPYTSLSCKMVRIGSYKYIPRDRVLISQNEIKFSVPLLEDVTLNINIRDIVKVLIHFGKSMSVFFFYTSINTGAMIRKLLGMQDPKGPYYDPAGKDHTHKRITLVTEKLSKESKITLKTLFMQRNLLEELNAKEAHDIFEESSPKKNVQMKNLSKTKIETQITANSNNTNIQTIIIYPSPPAKGGIAINTEDYLCLGEDQFLNDVIIDFYLKYLTLEVLSESDQQRTHVFSSYFYKRLTSPHTQAVESNVPLTPAAKRHARVQKWTKNVNIFEKDFIIIPINEHAHWFLAIICFPGLVGKDFAQNKRSNENDIRKIVQKSKKLKKLKLQTVTIGSTTLKPVTTTVTIDQDDDGLKRDKAESDNREVEIISKDDDELEIIENKNLSPKMKQNVLQEKNIVKIPCILIFDSLAGTSRIHVVNTLRDYLSCEYVAKMGCEKVFSKDTIKGVSLEVPQQSNFTDCGLYILQYVESFFKNPIKDYTLPINTLKNWFEEIVVTRKREELSKLLIKLMNARKGNKNITIPVINFPTQDGKLKIKSHVDAKSVKTNVEDKKNXYLNRENCNNNNISNXSTKSIIEMVNKTTNQIACIAYLFI; encoded by the exons aatatttaataatatcatctgatgaagaggaaaaaagcaaagaaagatcatattctaaaaataatgcattttCAAACGACATGAATAATGATTATAGTAATGAAATGGATATCATACTTGAgaagaaatcaataattacaaACAATTCTATTGCCGATACAATTTCCGATTATGCAGAATGcacgaaaatagaaaatattccag ataacatTATGCAACCTCCATATACTTCTTTATCATGTAAAATGGTAAGAATAggttcttataaatatattcctcGGGATAGAGTCTTAATCTcgcaaaatgaaataaaatttagtgtACCTTTATTGGAAGAtg taacattaaatattaacattcgaGATATagtaaaagtattaattcattttggtAAATCAATGTcagtgtttttcttttatacatcTATTAATACTGGAGCTATGATTCGTAAATTATTAGGAATGCAGGATCCAAAAGGACCATATTATGATCCTGCTGGAAAag atcatACACATAAACGAATAACTTTAGTAACAGAGAAATTatcaaaagaatcaaaaattacattaaaaacatTGTTTATGCAAAGAAACttattagaagaattaaatgcGAAAGAAGCacatgatatttttgaagaatcatCGCCGAAAAAA aatgtaCAAATGAAAAACCTATCGAagacaaaaattgaaacacaAATAACAgctaattcaaataatactaatatacaAAC aataattatatatccctCACCACCTGCCAAAGGTGGTATAGCTATTAATACTGAGGATTATTTATGTCTTGGAGaggatcaatttttaaatgatgtaATTATAGACttctatctaaaatatttgacATTGGAAGTTCTATCAGAATCTGATCAACAGAGAACTCATGTATTTAGTTCGTATTTTTATAAGCGATTGACAAGTCCACACACTCAAGCAGTTGAAAGCAATGTACCTCTTACACCTGCTGCTAAGAGACATGCAAGAGTTCAGAAGTGGACGAAAAATgtcaatatatttgaaaaagattttattataattcctaTAAATGAACA TGCTCATTGGTTTTTGgctattatttgttttccCGGATTAGTAGGTAAAGATTTTGCACAAAATAAACGatctaatgaaaatgatattcgtaaaattgtacaaaaaagtaaaaaattaaaaaaactaaaacttCAAACTGTTACTATTGGAAGTACAACTCTTAAACCAGTGACGACTACTGTAACTATAGATCAGGATGATGATGGTTTAAAAAGGGATAAAGCTGAAAGTGATAATAGAGAAGTGGAAATAATTAGCAAAGATGAc gatgaattagaaataatagaaaataaaaatttatcgccaaaaatgaaacaaaatgtactacaggaaaaaaatattgtaaaaat accctgcatattaatatttgactcTCTTGCTGGAACAAGTAGAATACATGTAGTAAATACATTAAGAGATTATTTGAGTTGTGAGTATGTAGCAAAAATGGGATgtgaaaaagtattttcaaaagataCTATTAAAGGAGTATCGTTAGAAGTTCCTCAGCAATCAAATTTCACTGATTgtggattatatatattacaatatgtaGAGAGCTTCTTTaag aatCCCATTAAAGATTATACTTTACCGATaaatacattgaaaaattggTTTGAGGAAATAGTAGtaacaagaaaaagagaagaattatcaaaattattaattaaattgatgaatgcaagaaaaggaaataaaaatataacaatacctgttataaattttcctaCTCAAGATGGTAAACTGAAAATTAAGAGTCATGTTGATGCAAAATCTGTAAAAACTAAtgttgaagataaaaaaaa ctacttaaatcgagaaaattgtaataataataatatatcaaattaaagtactaaatcaattattgaaatggTAAATAAAACTACAAATCAAATTGCATGCATTGCATATTTGTTcatctga